CTGTTTTAGGCGAGTTGGAGATGTCTGTGAGAGGTCTGAACAGTGATGTCCAGTTCGAGGTAAGAAAAGGGGTGGGGTCTAACCTCAGAGAAGGGTGTAGAACTTGATTATGGAGATGGTGCTTAGAAATGATAGATGTGAGCTCAAGCAAAGAGtacaggagggaaggagaagaggaattctCCCTTCCCCCCATGTCTTGCActagaataaaagtgaaatagtTTTCAATTTCTTGTTCTATGCCGGGCATTCTGCTATAGTTTCACAACCATCGTCTCACTCAGTTATCTCAACAACTTTGTCATCCACTCTGTTCACTGACTactctttctgtttccttcattctttacTCAGGAGACGTTTATGAAGCACCTGCTTAGTGGTTCTAGGAGCTGAGGATACCAAAGTCTTCCTTTAAAGAAGCTTTTCTTAAATACCGGAGATAAGATATCTAATTACAAAACAAGATAGAAAGTGTTACGCATCCCGACAGAGGTACTAGCAAAAGCCTTAAAAAGGTCAGAGTTAGGAGAGGAGCCTTCAGCTTGTTAGGAGGAAtggagaaggaatgaatgaaagcatatttattaagcactcactATATGTCAGGCCCTTTACTAGGAAAATCGTTATATGTTACCTGTATTAATTGCAGCCATTTCACCCATAAAGAAACTGGtcagcccggtgcagtggcttacacctataatcccaacattttgggaggctgaggcaggaggatcatttgagcccaggagttctagatcaccctgggcaacatagggaaaccccatctctacaaaaaaaaaaaaaaattaaataagccaggcgtggtggggcacacctgtggttccaactacttgggaggctgaggtgggaggatcacttgagttcaggagattgaggctgcattgagccatgatcacaccactgtactccagcctgggagacagaacaagatctggtcttgggaaaaaaacaaaaaacaaaacaaagaagctaGTCAACTGGTCAAGCTGGTGTCCCTGCCTTGTTCTCCTGTATGAGCCTGTCTTCCTCCTgcatagcacttatcacacatTGTATAATTACTCAATTTTGTCgcccactagactgtgagcccCCGAGGACAGGGACTGCATCTGCCTTGATCACTGTTGAATCTGTGTTGTATTCAGCAAGTTGGACCATCAGCATAGTCCCTGACAAAATGTAGGTGCTCTGTAAATACCTgtttggaaggaaagaaggaagggaaggaagggagggaggcacaaGCAAAGAGGTTTGGGAaagtatctgtattagtctgttctcatgctgctgtaaggacataaccaaagactgggtaatctacaaaggaaagaggcttaatggactcacagttccacatggctgggaaggcctcacgatcatggtggaggcaaagggggagcaaaggcacatcttacatggcagcaggcaagagagcatgttcaggggaattgccctttataaaaccatcagatctcatgagactattcactatcatgagaacagcatgggaaaaacccacccccatgattcagttacctcccactgagtccctcccatgacatgtggggattatgggagctacaattccagatgagatttgggtggggacacagccaaacaatatcaatatccacgattttatatatatatatataatggtggTAAGCTTCAAACCCTTACTCCTGTctctaaatttcatattttccctAATATTCCACTTGTGGCATAATAGGCAAGGATGGATTGGTCATGGGGGACAGAGAAATCACAGAACCAGCTGCCAGAAAACCTGGGCTCTAGTGTCCACAGTTTTTACTGTGTGTGGTTTTGGGCACATCTCTACACTCTCTGGGCCTACTAAGGGGGTTTATTTCAGGGAGCAGTGTGAACTCCAAGGTAAGAGTGAGCCTCTAGGTGAAGGGGAGAATGAACAGAGCAAACTCTATTCCCCTCTTTTCGTTTTTGAGCTTTtgagggaaacaaaacaaaaattttgttttcagcagAGTACTGCTGGGATGAGAAGGATGAGAATGCTGAGAACGGGGTTcctgctcactctgttgcctgccagctctgatcCTCCAGCTGTCACACAGGGCTCAGTGATTTCCCTGTGTCTTTACAGGATGGAGGGCAAAGCCAAGTACATCCTCCCTACCGAAACAATATATGTTGGGGAAATGAAGGATGGCATGTTTCACGGCGAAGGAACCCTGTACTTCCCCAGTGGAAGCCAATACGACGCCATTTGGGAAAACGGATTGGCCATAAAGGTGATCAGCTGGGGGGGCGGGTGCTGTGGAGGAGAGATCCTCGGGCAAGAAGAGCCTCACCCTCTGGCGCCCCATCGTCCCTGTCTGGTGCCCACCTCGTTCCATTCACTCTTCTCTTTGcttctcccccactcccccaactttttttttttttttttttttttagtctcactctgtcaaccaggctggagtgcagtggcacaatctcggctcactgcaacctccacctcctgggttcaagcgagtctcctgcctcagcctcccgagtagctgggactacgggcatgcgccatcatgcccagctaatttttgtatttttagtagagattgggtttcaccatgtttgccaggatggtctcaatctcttgaccttgtgatccacccgccttggcctcccaaagtgctgggattacaggtgcgcaggtgcgagccaccacacctgacctttttttttttttttgaaaacgagtctctgtcgcccaggctggagcatagtggtgtgatctcagctcaccacaacctctgcctcctggattcaagctattctcttgcctaggcctcctgagtagctgggattacaggtatgtgccaccatgcccggctaatttctccCTGCTTCTGGATCTCCCAGGGCTCTAGAATCCTCTCCCTCTAGATCTGGAAGGATCTGTGGAGAGGCCAGGATGAGTTTGCATCTGTTACACCACTTACTGCCTGATCTTAGGCCCACGACTTCACCTCCCTGAGAGTTCTTCACCTATCAACTCGGGACAGTTAGTTGCATTAGTTATGTGTTGGTACTATAACAGGTTACCACAGATTTAGTCTGAAATCAGCACAAATGTagtatcttacagttctagagctcAAAAGTCTGAAATAGGTCAGCAAGCCTGCATTCCGTCCAGAGGCTCTATGGGAAaacctgtttccttgccttttccagcttctagaggctgcctgcattccttggctcatggccacgCATCACTCCGACCTCTGCTTTCATCATCACGCCACCCTTCATCCCTCTGCTTTCATCGTCATCTCATCTTCTCTCACCCTGACCTTACTATTTCCTTCTCATAGGAACCTTGCAATCATATTTGGCACATCCAGATAATCCAaataatcttcccacttcaggatCCTTCatttaattgcatctgcaaaatccctcttGCCATGTAAAGTAGCATACTCACAGGTTGCAGCAGACAgggacatctttgggggaccattattcagcctaccacaatAGTACAAGGCACctcaatatatatatgtgaacacTTTGCTAAATTCCCAGCACACAAGaggcactcaataagtgttagctCTTATTACCACCATCACTGCTACTATCATTATAACTTACCTAATCCAAGGATTCTTGCCCCCTGGTATTTGTGAGTCATGAATAGAATTCAGGGAGTCACTGAAACCTCTTGATTTACATACAGAAATTTCTGTGTAAAGGGGACTAAGTTTTTCTCCAGGAAAAGCATCTATAGCTTTCATCAGTTTCACTAAGAGCATCTTGGGGCCTGACTCATGACctaaaaaaggttaagaaatgcTCCTTGTTTTATAGCTTGGAGAGTCTAAGCCCCAGGAAGGGGATGTGACTTTCCCGAGGTCACACAGTGAATTAATAGTATCATTGGAATTTCCACCCGTGTTTCCTGATGCCCAGGCCAATGCAATTTCTACATCCTGAGGCTTCCTTTAGCAGTAAGGCAGCAAAGGCAGAATGTATGCGTTTGGACAAAGGGCCGTGGCTGATGGCTCTGACCTTTccagctataataataataaaagaataataacatttattgagggcttacttTGTGTCAGTGTGtcagtcagggttcttcagagacacaaaaccaataggatatacAGAGATGTATGGAAAGAGATTTATATTAGGGATTGGCTCACAagattatggaggctaagaagcCTCCCAATCTTCCCTCTGcaacctggaggcccaggaaagctgTTAGTGTAGTTCCAGTCCAAACCCAAGGGCCTCAACCAGGGGGATCAATGGTGTAAGTCCCAGTCAgagttcaaaggcctgagaaccaggaatgctgatgtccaagggcaaggaagatggatgtcccagcacaAGCAGAGACAGGGAATTGgcacttcctctgcctttttgttctatccaggccctCAACGGATTGTATGGTGCCCACCCACTTTGGTGAGGGTGGAACTTCTTTGCTCAGTCCACTGATTAAAATGTGAATCCCTTCTAGAAACGCCCTCATGAACACACCCACAAATGTTTTAtgagctatctgggcatccctttcacttaacccagtcaagttgcCTCACAGAATCAACCAtcacagccaggcactgtgctaaatgcttcaAGTGTGCTATCTCATTGAATTTTCAATCaaccctattttatgtacactatcattaacttaattttacaaatgaggaaatgaagggcCAGAGAGAGTGGGTCATCTGCCCAAGTTCATCTGCCAAAGTGAGTTCACCCACTTTGAGCGGCAGGGACAGGGCTCGGCACTTATACCCATTCCCTCTTGTCGTCACAACCATAGTAATTGTGATAGTTACCACTTCTTTACTGCAGCCATCAGAAAGGCCCCCACTTCCCTTGATATCTGAACCTCTTGGCCAAAAGCCTTCAGCTTCCTCAGATGCACATGTGTGCTCCTTGTCTTCCAGGGCACATATACCTTCGCAGATGGGCTGCACTATGATGAGAAGAACTGGCATTACTGCGACGGCTATGATCGGAGGTTTTACACAGAGATCCTCAATGGCTTGAAGCCTGCAGGTACCCAGGCACCCACCCTTTCCTTCATACCCAAACTGAGAGGGAAACTAAGACAGTTTCGGATAAGTGGACTGTGTCCTACTGAAGTAACTTAAAGGGGAAGAGGAACTGAGCAGGCGTAGAAGAATACAAAAGAGCCAGGTCCTGGAGCCAGGAAGGCCAGTCCTCATATCTCAGCTCCACTGTGCTAGCCAGAGGACCATGGGCAAGGGACTTTACCCACTGTGCCTGAGTTTCTCCCCTTCAAAATGGAGtcaatcagctgggcgtggtgactcatgcctgtaatcccagcactttgggaggccaaggcgggtggatcacttgaggtcaggacttccagaccatcctggccaacatagtgaaacctgtctctactaaaaatacaaaaattagccgggtatggtggcatgcctgtaatcccagctactcaggaggctgaggcatgagaatcgtttgaactcacgaggtggagtttgcagtgagctgacatcacgccactgcactccagcctgggcgacagagcgacactctggtctcagaaaaaaaaaaaaaaatcaaaatggggTCAACAGCATCACCTACCTCCCAAGATTGTTGTAAATAAGATAATTCATGTCAGGTGTTTAGAACAATGCCTTGAATGCATGTGGGTGCACGGTACATGTCAGCTGTTCTTATTCGTGGTACCTACTATAAcactaaaattatgtaaatattttaaaaagaaagagttaaGGACGAAAGCAGTACTGACAGAGCATGTGCTTTGTGTATCAGGTGCTGGGGGAGGCTCTCTGTAATCCTTGTCTCCCTAATGTCCAGATGACCCTGCCCAGTCAGCCTTCCTAGTCCCATGTCACTCCAGGTTGAGGCTGTGGAGTTCAGACATGGTTCCCTGTGGCAGAGCTCACACTGGCAGCCCAGTCTTCCTCTCTGAGGTCCTCTGTATCATGCTACCTCCCTGCAAAAACCGTCTTTCATCACGGAGGGCTACATTTGGACTATAAGTCTGGATTCAGAGAGTGGCACCTTAAAATTTTGAGACGTGTTCCAGGTCAGGTGAGCCTCAAGacgaagggaggggagggatagcattaggacaaatacctaatgtagatgacaggttgatgggtgcagcaaaccaccatggcacgtgtatacctatgtaacaaacctgcacattctgcacatgtaccccagaacttaaagtataataaaaaataaataaataataaaaaaataaaaaaagaagagtgtaGTTTTTGGCACAGCAGAGATAATATATCCAAaatgacagatggggaaacaacTCTGTATACTATGAAAACAATCCCAACTTAGCTTGTGAGAGACCATGAGCTGTGGTTGACAGAGCATGGAGCCAGAAATTGTGGGTTTGAGTCCTAGCATTCTCTGTCTATAGCTGGATGAGCCTGCACAAGTCAACCTCCGTCAGGGCAGAAGCCTCCAGGAAGCACCCAGGCactggagtcaggcagacctgaGCTCAAACCcccatctccttcccttcccagcttcATGACCTTGGGTCAGTTAGTTGACCGGGTGAGCCGCCTTCTCTCCCTTTGCCCTCCTGACACTTACTCTGCTATTTTCCTCCTATCCCCAGGCTTCTTTGCCACTGCCTCCTcaacatccccccacccccagttatTCACGTTGAGGTTCCCGGGGCTCTCTGGCTTaggcattttctgttttcattctatATGCTCTTCCTGAACAAGTTGATACACTTCTAAGCCTTCAACTACCATCGGCTTCTAAACTGAAATCAGAATCCCTGAGCCTAAGATCCCTGCATCAAGCTTCCCTGACACCTGTATTGGTCGTTCTCAACTTGTTTGCACTGAATTCATTGTCACCCCCACCGTGATGGCTGCCTCACTGAATGTCATGCCCATCCACCTAGGTAAGCCTAatcctcccttcccctgccccctaaGTGCAATGGTCCTATGGATTTTACCTCTGAAATATagactttatttgtttattcaacaaatatttattgagcacttccatgtgccaggcagcaTTCTCTTCATACTCTTTGCCACTGCCCTGTTCCAGCCCTCCATCATCTTTCCCCTTGATGACCTGACTCCAGAGATCCCCACTTGGCCCCCTTGAGGTCATTCTCCATTCTGCAGtcacttccatctttttttttttgagacagagtcttgctctgttgcccaggctggagtgcagtggtatgatcatagctcactgtaactttgaactcctgggctcaagcgatcctcctgccaagTGAtctggcctcctaagtagctggaactacaggaatgtgccaccactcctggttaattttttttttttaagtttcttgtagagatgggtcttgccatggtgcccaggctcatctagaactcctggcctcaagcaaccttcCCTCCTtaacttgggattacaggcgtgagccaccatgcccggccgcttACATCTTTTAAAGTGTGAATCTGATTGCCTCCCTCCCGCCCCGCCCCTTGAGTGCTCCCTATACCCTCAAGATAAGGTTTCAAATTCTCAGAAACAGTGACATTCTCTGGCTCCTGCTCATGTCCCAGCCTCATCCTAGGCTACCCACCCTTCTCggtttttctctctcccctcttgccatgcttgctttctctctattTCTCAAAGAGACCACACTTTTTCCTgccattctctctgcctggaatactttAACCCTCTTACTTCACCCAAATAACTCCTTCCcgtccttcaggtctcagctcaatgTCCTGAAGCTGGGAGCCCCTTCCCTGAATTCCCACACTAGGTAAGGTCTCCCTGTGGCATATCACAGCAGCCATGACCTCCTCCCAGGGCTTGGATCGTGAGTGTTCAGCTCGTCTTCCCAAGCTGTGAGCAACATGAGGGCAGGGCCCTAGCACATTGTCTGGCATACAGTGGGTACTCGTTAAAGAGTCATTGTCAAACAGGGATAATGATATTGACATCACAGTGCAGGGTGAAGTATGTGCTTAGGGGAGTTAAGGCAATGACATTAAGAAATATTTCCTAAGCTCCTACTGTATGTCAGACACTGGCTGGACCCAGGGAGACGAGAGTTAAGAGGACATCATCTCTCCCTTCAAAGAGCTGCCAGTCTAGCTGCAGCTTGAGAACGTTGCAAATCACTCCTCCCGGATTAGTTATGATGGGAGGCCTGGACTTTGCCATGGGCTCTTCACCCCAATTAAGGCTGTAGGCAAAAAGCCCTCAGCCTTAAGCCTTAGCTCTCACACAATGGCTGGTTTTGCTAAAGCTAAGCCTCTGCCAGTCTCGTGGTGGCTTTTCCCGAACCTGCCTGGCTCTCCCCGAACCTGCCTGGCTCTCCCCTACTTCTCCTGTGACCCTCAGAAGAGCAGCTTGATTCTAAGTAGCTACTTCCTTCCCTTGTCACTCCACACTTTGCCTCTCGGGGCTGGCATTGTTAGGGCAACTCGCCCTGCCTGCAAGGCAGGGTGAGGGTTAAAAGTGCCCCGTGACCTCTTGGAGCATCTGTGAGATGGGCATTGGCATGAGGCTTTGGTGAGAGAATGGCTGTAAAGTGCTTGACATGGAGTAAGTTCTCGGTAGTCATTAGCCAGTACATATGGGGTTAggtttaggatcagggtcagtgTCAGGGTTACGGTTAGGCATGTCATTAAGCAACACAAGAGTTCCTACTGTGTGCAAGACTCTGGGTTGTGGGCGTGGTGCTGTGTGCTCAGTGGGCATCCAGCTCTCAGTCTAGAGAACAAGGAACTATAGCAACTATAGTTAGAAGGAACCTGAGAAGTTATTTATTCCAACCTCTCCCTTTACTTGAGCCATGGCGTTTCAAGATACACATACCTAGCGTGCATGACCTAAAAGGTGCACTCaatcttctttctctcccagaGATCTCAGTGTCCCTGGTCCTGTGGCTGCACCTAGGCTGTCTCCTCTCCTGATGTTGGCACCTGAACATACAGGTTCCAGAGCTGGACTGCCTCCTAGCTGGataaccttgggaaagttactttaacttctctgagcctcagttttcttatctgtaaaatggagccacAGAGTTGCTCTCAGGATTAAATAAAAGaggagcacaatgcctggcacataataaacattCAATGAGTGGCAGCCACCGTGGTAATTTTGGCAAGAGTCAAAGTTCTCCACCACCTGCCCCTTGTCCACCTGATCCATTTCTTTTCTGCTGTTCTCCTTCATACGTGCTCTGCTCTACAAGGTTTCCAGAGTGGGGCTTAAGGATCCAtgcctctggcctctgcccacgcTTTGAATGCCACCCCTCTTCTGGATCTGATGCCCTCCTATCCATTTGCCAACTCTGACTTACCCTCAGCGTCTGTCTAACTTCAGAACCTGTGCCCTTTGTCATGGTATCCGAAGAAATGGAGGAGGATGGGgtcaaaggaagaagaagacagaGGGTCTCATTCCCAAGACCCTGTTCCCAAGAGCCATGTTCAGAAAGTTCCTTTGGGGCACCGTTTCTGCTGGGTTTGCTTCTTGCCCTGAGTAGGGGGTATTTAGTTCAACAGGGGAGCCAGATAGTCACATGAGCCACCAGCCACAAGTGGACCTTATGGGAACACTGGGTTTGGATTTGGCCTTGATGGTGAACTAATTGCCCATTATGTTCTTTCAAGGTATGGCTCAACTCACCAATATGGACCCACCTAGAAAAATCCCCAGGGGCTATTACGATTGTGGAGACGGCTTCTATAACCCAGTAACGAGGGTAGTCAAGGACTATAGGAACCGCTTTCTAAGAAACACAGGTAGGTTTCTTCCGACACTGCAGCACGTTTTCTCTTCACCCACATATAAGTATGTGCATCTGTATGTACAAATGTATGCACACACTTGACGAGAAAGAAGCTTTTGCTGATAGAAGATGAAAGTTGATTACctggatgttttattttttggacttCTCGTGGCTGGCAAATCTGTACATAGTCCTAGAGT
This region of Gorilla gorilla gorilla isolate KB3781 chromosome 8, NHGRI_mGorGor1-v2.1_pri, whole genome shotgun sequence genomic DNA includes:
- the LOC129525067 gene encoding MORN repeat-containing protein 5-like isoform X2 produces the protein MTAAAPTPTRSPQPRRPRLLELPFRPPSATRRLRMRIWQHARVLPCPTTSEGACAIPRTFQPPAGWGFDSAPPTPPGCHSDAVSTETPDPNSWKLKTGAMEYTGSKYIGEYVDGRMEGKAKYILPTETIYVGEMKDGMFHGEGTLYFPSGSQYDAIWENGLAIKGTYTFADGLHYDEKNWHYCDGYDRRFYTEILNGLKPAGMAQLTNMDPPRKIPRGYYDCGDGFYNPVTRVVKDYRNRFLRNTGLWSEPTIHYY
- the LOC129525067 gene encoding MORN repeat-containing protein 5-like isoform X1, giving the protein MTAAAPTPTRSPQPRRPRLLELPFRPPSATRRLRMRIWQHARVLPCPTTSEGACAIPRTFQPPAGWGFDSAPPTPPGCHSDAVSTETPDPNSWKLKTGAMEYTGSKYIGEYVDGRMEGKAKYILPTETIYVGEMKDGMFHGEGTLYFPSGSQYDAIWENGLAIKGTYTFADGLHYDEKNWHYCDGYDRRFYTEILNGLKPAGMAQLTNMDPPRKIPRGYYDCGDGFYNPVTRVVKDYRNRFLRNTGRFLPTLQHVFSSPTYKYVHLYVQMYAHT